From the Paenibacillus sp. MMS20-IR301 genome, the window TGCGGCATAATTCTGCAAGAGCTGTGCGGTCTGCTCCAAGCGTGGCAGCCATAGCCCCCTGCCCGCCAGGCACGGCAGCCTCCATAAATTGTCCGCGCAGACGGACCAGCGACACAGCATCCTCATAAGAGAGCACTCCTGCAGCTACAAGCGCACTGTATTCCCCAAGGCTGTGGCCTGCTACATAATCAGGACTGATGCCAAGGCTGCCCAGTGCTTCCAGATAAGCCACACTGGCTGTAACCAGTGCCGGCTGGGTATTGACAGTCTGCTTAAGCTCGCTGTCCGGACCTTCAAATACAAGCCGGGTCAGCGGAAATCCAAGTACCTCGTCGCCCTTCTCAAAGACTGCACGGCTCTTAGGCAGGGCTTCATATACATCCTTACCCATCCCGACTGCCTGTGCACCTTGACCGGGAAAGACAAATGCGATTTTACCCATAAGGCTGCAGCTCCTTCTCGTTAACAGCAGCTCCCGGCGGACAATTTGCCCGGCAGCAGGAGCCGCTTAAGTTCTATTCTTGGCGCGGTAACGCCTTACCTCTTACCAGATCAGTACAGATGCGCCCCAAGTCAGACCGCCGCCGAAGCCGACCATCAGAACGGTGTCGCCTTCCTTCATCCGGCCTTCTTCAGCTGCTTCTACCAGGGCAAGCGGAATCGATGCAGCCGATGTATTAGCATACCGGTCGACATTGATTACGCATTTCTCAGGCGGCAGATCGAGACGCTGCATTGCGGATTGAATAATCCGGATATTGGCCTGATGCGGTACGAACAGGTCGATATTCTCCTTGGTTATTCCCGCTTTGGTCAATACACGCTCTGTAGCCGTACCCATCACGCGCACCGCAAATTTAAATACTTCGCGGCCGTTCATATAGATGAAGTGCTTCTTGTCCTCCACAGTCTGATGGGAAGCCGGAAGGCGTGATCCGCCTGCTTCCTGGTTGAGCAGGCTGCCGCCGGAGCCTTCCGCTCCAAGATCGAAGGACTGGAAGCCCCGGCCTTCCGGAACCTCGCCCACGATTACTGCGCCGGCACCGTCTCCGAACAGTACACAGGTGTTACGGTCCGTGTAATCTGTAATGCGCGACAAGGTGTCCGCACCAATAATCAGCGCATTGTTATACATTCCGTTCTGGATGAATCCGGTTGCTGTAGCCAGGCTATAGACGAACCCGGAGCAGGCTGCCGACAGGTCAAAGGCTGCTGCCCCTTTAGCTCCCAGCTTGTCCTGCAGAATGCAGGCAGTGGAAGGAAACGCACTGTCAGGTGTAACCGTAGCAACAATAATAAGATCGAGGTCTTCTGCCTTCATCCCCGCGGAATCCAGCGCTTTCAGTGCAGCTTCATAAGCAAGATCGGAGGTCGCCTGTTCCGGGGCTGCGATATGCCGTTCCCGGATTCCTGTCCGGCTGACAATCCATTCATCGTTTGTTTCGACGATCTTCTCCAGATCACTGTTGGTCAATATTCTCTCTGGTACGTATTTACCTGTACCGATAATCCCTACCGGACGTAATTGTTTCATGTCGTCACTCACTTCCCGCTAATTTCCTTGGATATACTGGATACCAGATCAGCCTGCAGCGCAATCCGGGCCTGCCTTACCGCATTCTTCACCGCATTGCCGTCAGAGGAGCCATGCCCCTTCACTACCAGACCGCTAAGACCGAGCAGCGGCGCCCCGCCATGCTCCTTATAATCCATCTTGCCCTTAAGACCTCTAAGCTCCGGCATCAGAATGGCTGCACCCAGCTTCGTCTTCAGCGACTTGCTGAACTGCTCCTTCAGCAGAGCGAACATGGCGCCTGCCGTTCCTTCCAGTGTCTTCAGAAGTATATTACCGGCAAAGCCGTCACAGACCAGCACATCACAGGCACCGGTAAGAACATCCCGCGCTTCCACATTGCCGACAAAATGAATTCCCTGCTGTGCCTCCAGCAGCGGATAGGCTTCCTTGGTCAGCTCATTTCCTTTGCCCGGCTCGGTTCCGACATTCAGCAGGCCTACACGCGGCTTAGCGATTCCATGCACCTTGCTGCGGTAAATACTGCCCATTAATGCATATTGTGCCAGATGCTGCGGCTTCGCATCCATATTGGCGCCAAGATCCAGAGCCAGTACACCGACATCATCCAGTGTAGGAATCATTGGTGCCAGTGCGGGGCGTTCTATACCCTGCATTCTTCCCACAACCAGCAGCCCCGTAGTCATCAAGGCCCCTGTATTGCCCGACGAGATCATGGCATCCGCTTCACCTTCGCGGACCATCCGTCCGGCTACCACCATGGATGAGTCCTTCTTGCGGCGGACTGCCTTCACCGGCTCCTCATCTGAACCGATCACATCACCCGCATGACGCACCGTTACATTGGACGGCTTGTTCTTCAGCAGCGGTGCAAGCCTGGCTTCATCCCCGACCAGCACAATCTGCGTGTCGCTCCATTCTGCGGCTGCAGCAAGCGCACCTTCCACATTACATTCAGGAGCATTATCCCCGCCCATGGCATCAATGGCGATCAGCACTCCGGTTACCCCCTTCGCTGTACTCTTCTATTGCAGAACGGTACACGACAAAATGGCCTTGAAATACCAGTTCTTCCCCGACATATGTAAATACGTTCACTTCAGCCTTGCCGCCGCGGCCCGCAAGCGAGATAACCTGCGCTTTGGCAATGCATTTCTCGCCCAGCCGGACCATTCGCACAAACCGGATATCGGCTGAAGCCGTCAAAGCAATCTCGTCGTTAATGATGGCAACAGCGAGTGAATTCGCCTGGCCGAACACATAGTGGCCGCGGGCGATCCCGTTCCTGGAGAACACATGCTCTTCACGGATTTCAAAGATCGAGATCCCGCTCCGGTCCAGCTGCAGATCCACAATATCACCAACCACTTCATCGGCAGGCAGCGAGCGGACCTGATCATAGGAGTGCTCCGCCATTTGCTTCATCCGCTCACGCAGCTCCGGAATCCCCAGCTCCATCCGGTCCAGCCGGATCGTCTGGATGCTCACCTTCAGCTGGCGGGTTAATTCCCGGTCCGTCACAAACGGATTACCTTCAATTATAGAGAGCAGCTGCTGCTGCCGTTCTTTCTTGGACATCCGCTCGATGGCGACTCACCTCCTGGCACATGCCTGATCCGAAGCATCCGGCCGCAAGAGTGGCCGCTGTCATCACCTAACTCTGTTCTTAATTAGCCAATTAGAACCAGGTACTAATATGTAGTATAAAGCATGCCGCCGCAAAAATAAAGCATTGACATGAAAACCGGCGTAAAACTGCGGATTTAAAAGGATATTTTATCGTGCAGGGCATATAGCTGCTTAAACTTACAAAATAACCCCACAAAGTGGGGCTTTGGCTTCGAGGCGGATTCCAGGTACTTCACGGGGGCCCCGAAACATATAAATTCTTATCTTACAAAAAAATAGCACTTCACCGGCAGATGAAGTGCTACTCTTCTATTCAAACTAGTTTTTGATGATCTCTCTAGCTTTGTAAGTTCCGCAAACTTTGCATACGTGGTGAGCCAGTTTCAGCTCTCCGCATTGTTCACATTTCACCATACCTGGAACTACCAGTTTGAAGTGAGTGCGACGTTTGTCGCGGCGAGTCTTGGACGTTCTGCGTTGTGGTACTGCCATGATTAATCAGCCTCCTGAGTTTGTTGTTGACCCGTTATACCACGGGAATTGTTCTTAGTTATCTTGCTTGGTAAAGAATCCTTTCAACGCAGCGAGTCTTGGATCGATCACTGTGTTGTCGCAACTGCAGGTGCCTTCGTTCAAATTTTGTCCACATGTCTGACAAAGACCAAGACAGTCTGCCTTGCACAATACCGAATCCGGTAAGTGCAGTACGAAGTTTTCTTCCGCAAACGGAACAAGATCCACAATCTCGTCCTCTACGTAGATGATTTCGTCATCTTCGTCTTCGGGAAGAACCGGCTGCTTAAGCCATTTGAAAGTCTCAGCAAAAGGAATGTTCAGTTTGCTGTTCACTTCGCTGAGGCAACGTGCACATAACATGTCCACATTCCCTTCCAGTGTTCCCACCACGTTCACACTATCGGTTCCCGCGGGCAGCGCTTTAAGGTTCACTGTGAGCGGCGCAACAGCAAGTATATCCTTCCGCCCTTTGACAAGCTCGCTGACATCCAGTGTCTCCTGGAGGTGCAGAGGCTCGTCGGCATTAGCCAATTTGCGAAAGTGAATCTTCATATTCATCACTCCAAACAAACAAAAATTATTATACCTAGAATTACCGGACTTTGTCAACCATTTTCCCTTTATATTGTTTCGGCAACCGGAACAATTTATGATATAACTATTGAAACAATATATCAATCAGGAATTTGGAGTGACGTTATCCGTGACTACTGTTGGCATTATTGCCGAATATAACCCTTTACATAACGGGCATGTCCATCATTTTACCGAGGCCAAAAGAATATCAGGCGCGGACCGCTCCATCGTGATTATGAGCGGCCCGTTCACCCAGCGCGGCGAGCCGGCGGCGGTCAGCAAGCGCGCCCGCACCGAGATGGCGCTGCATATGGGCGCTGATCTAGTGATTGAGCTGCCGGTGGTCTATGCCGTCCAGCCGGCAGAATGGTTCGCCTTCGGAGCGGTCTCCTTGCTGGAAGCGACCGGCGTCGCGGACAGCCTGTGCTTCGGCTCCGAAGCCGGCACTTTGGGCGAACTGCTGCCCCTCTCTGCCTTCCTGGCTGAGGAGAGCAGCTCGCTTAAAGCCGAGATCCGCGCGCGCATGGCAAGCGGATCGGGCTTCCCCGCCGCCTACAGCGCAGCTGCGGCGGCGGCATGGACCTCTTTCATGGGAGAGGAGAAACCGTTAGAAGCCGAAATAATCTTGCGGCAGCCGAACAACAGCCTCGGCCTGCACTACCTGATCGCGCTGCGGCGGCTTGGCAGCGCGATCACGCCCTTGACCGTGCCGCGCACAGGCGCGGGCTTCCACGACCCGCTGCAGGGCGGGTCTGGCATTGCCAGTGCAACAGCAATCCGCCGGCTGCTGCAGGAGGGCGGGTCACCGGCGGCCTACATGCCGGAGTATAGCGTGTCCATCCTGGAGCGGGAGCATGCGGCCGGCCGGGGGCCGCTGCAGCTGGAGGACTTCCGGATTCCGCTGCGCCACGTGCTGTCCACACACTCCGCAGCAGAGCTGCGCCGTGTGCAGGATATGAACGAAGGGCTGGAGAACAGGCTGCTAAGCAGCCTCTCCCGGCTGGAGAAATTCACTGTAGCCGGACTGCTCCAGGAGCTGAAGAGCAAACGTTATACCCTTACCCGGCTTCAGCGGCTGCTGGTCCATACCCTGCTGAACCATAGCAGGGAGGAGATGCTGCCGGCCGGGCTGGGTAAAGGTCCGGGTTACATCAGGGTGCTTGGCTTCCGGGAGAGCGGCCGCCTGCTGCTGAAGCAAATGAAGCAGCAGGCCTCACTCCCTGTGGTCACAAGCCCGGCCCGCTTCACCCATCCCATGCTGGAGCGGGATCTGCAGGCGGCAGCAGTATTCGCCGGTGCCTATGCCGACCCGCTGCGCAGTGATCTGTACAGCGACTACCTGGAGCCGCCGGTCAGGGTGTAACCACCGGCTGCTCTTCCATATATTTCAGCGCATCCGAAAGTGTGGACACCGGAATCAGCTTCATCCTGGTGCCGATCTGCTCCGCCTTCGCTTTAGCCTCATCATAATTCTTGACTGGCACGAAGAAGAACTCCGCATTCTTGCGGTCGGCAGCGACGATCTTGTGCTTCACACCGCCGATTGCCCCTACAGTACCTTCAGCATCTATCGTACCGGTACCTGCTACCCGGTGGCCTTTGGTCAGATCCCCCGGGGTCAGCCGGTTATAGATCTCCATCGTGAACATCAATCCGGCAGACGGCCCGCCGACATCTGTACTTACGAAGCTGACAGCCTTGCCCGCTTCCTTCGGCTCTACCTTTTGAACGGCCCCGATAACCACTCCGAAGCCCGGCCGCCCGGCCGAGGCTTCTTTATCCTTAACCTCCACCAGCTGTACCTGTTCGGTTATTTCCTTGCCGCTGCGCTGCAGGACAACCTCCACCTTATCGCCGACCTTATTCGCCGACAGCAGCGCAGACAAAGCAGCCGGATCAGCGGCCTTCTGTCCTTTTACAGTAATGATCTTGTCTCCCGGCTGAAACTGCCCTTTACTCGCGGCAGCCGGCACCGAAAAGACATACAGATAATCGACTACATCCGCATAAGGCACCTTAGCCGCATGATAAGCGGCCTGTACAGCATAAGACTGCGAGCTGTTCATATAGAAGACCTGCTCAGCCGCGTACTCCTGTTCCGTCTTATCCTGCAGGCGGGTCTCTTTCAGCACGACCTCCGCATTGGCATTAAAGACAGATGCAATCAGAAGCGCAACATTCGCATACCTCGCAGAAAC encodes:
- a CDS encoding beta-ketoacyl-ACP synthase III; its protein translation is MKQLRPVGIIGTGKYVPERILTNSDLEKIVETNDEWIVSRTGIRERHIAAPEQATSDLAYEAALKALDSAGMKAEDLDLIIVATVTPDSAFPSTACILQDKLGAKGAAAFDLSAACSGFVYSLATATGFIQNGMYNNALIIGADTLSRITDYTDRNTCVLFGDGAGAVIVGEVPEGRGFQSFDLGAEGSGGSLLNQEAGGSRLPASHQTVEDKKHFIYMNGREVFKFAVRVMGTATERVLTKAGITKENIDLFVPHQANIRIIQSAMQRLDLPPEKCVINVDRYANTSAASIPLALVEAAEEGRMKEGDTVLMVGFGGGLTWGASVLIW
- the plsX gene encoding phosphate acyltransferase PlsX, translating into MLIAIDAMGGDNAPECNVEGALAAAAEWSDTQIVLVGDEARLAPLLKNKPSNVTVRHAGDVIGSDEEPVKAVRRKKDSSMVVAGRMVREGEADAMISSGNTGALMTTGLLVVGRMQGIERPALAPMIPTLDDVGVLALDLGANMDAKPQHLAQYALMGSIYRSKVHGIAKPRVGLLNVGTEPGKGNELTKEAYPLLEAQQGIHFVGNVEARDVLTGACDVLVCDGFAGNILLKTLEGTAGAMFALLKEQFSKSLKTKLGAAILMPELRGLKGKMDYKEHGGAPLLGLSGLVVKGHGSSDGNAVKNAVRQARIALQADLVSSISKEISGK
- the fapR gene encoding transcription factor FapR, with product MSKKERQQQLLSIIEGNPFVTDRELTRQLKVSIQTIRLDRMELGIPELRERMKQMAEHSYDQVRSLPADEVVGDIVDLQLDRSGISIFEIREEHVFSRNGIARGHYVFGQANSLAVAIINDEIALTASADIRFVRMVRLGEKCIAKAQVISLAGRGGKAEVNVFTYVGEELVFQGHFVVYRSAIEEYSEGGNRSADRH
- the rpmF gene encoding 50S ribosomal protein L32, with the translated sequence MAVPQRRTSKTRRDKRRTHFKLVVPGMVKCEQCGELKLAHHVCKVCGTYKAREIIKN
- a CDS encoding DUF177 domain-containing protein, encoding MKIHFRKLANADEPLHLQETLDVSELVKGRKDILAVAPLTVNLKALPAGTDSVNVVGTLEGNVDMLCARCLSEVNSKLNIPFAETFKWLKQPVLPEDEDDEIIYVEDEIVDLVPFAEENFVLHLPDSVLCKADCLGLCQTCGQNLNEGTCSCDNTVIDPRLAALKGFFTKQDN
- a CDS encoding nucleotidyltransferase — its product is MTTVGIIAEYNPLHNGHVHHFTEAKRISGADRSIVIMSGPFTQRGEPAAVSKRARTEMALHMGADLVIELPVVYAVQPAEWFAFGAVSLLEATGVADSLCFGSEAGTLGELLPLSAFLAEESSSLKAEIRARMASGSGFPAAYSAAAAAAWTSFMGEEKPLEAEIILRQPNNSLGLHYLIALRRLGSAITPLTVPRTGAGFHDPLQGGSGIASATAIRRLLQEGGSPAAYMPEYSVSILEREHAAGRGPLQLEDFRIPLRHVLSTHSAAELRRVQDMNEGLENRLLSSLSRLEKFTVAGLLQELKSKRYTLTRLQRLLVHTLLNHSREEMLPAGLGKGPGYIRVLGFRESGRLLLKQMKQQASLPVVTSPARFTHPMLERDLQAAAVFAGAYADPLRSDLYSDYLEPPVRV
- a CDS encoding S16 family serine protease, translated to MRQPKRRTGIRATAYLFSFVVILYVVVFMNTPYIVYQPGSASEVAPMIKVENADPEEQGTFMMTTVSARYANVALLIASVFNANAEVVLKETRLQDKTEQEYAAEQVFYMNSSQSYAVQAAYHAAKVPYADVVDYLYVFSVPAAASKGQFQPGDKIITVKGQKAADPAALSALLSANKVGDKVEVVLQRSGKEITEQVQLVEVKDKEASAGRPGFGVVIGAVQKVEPKEAGKAVSFVSTDVGGPSAGLMFTMEIYNRLTPGDLTKGHRVAGTGTIDAEGTVGAIGGVKHKIVAADRKNAEFFFVPVKNYDEAKAKAEQIGTRMKLIPVSTLSDALKYMEEQPVVTP